GCAGGTGGTGTAGTGACTAAGACAATATTGGATTTCCTAAATTTAGGATTACCAATTTAATGAAACTCATATTGTTTTGGTTCCTAAAACTAACTCTCCTAAAAGAGTAACTGAGTATAGACTAATAAGTCTCTGTAATGTTATTTTCAAACTGACATCTAAAACTCTAGCCAATAGACTTAAAAAAATCCTCCCATCTATTATCAGTGATACTCAGAGTGCTTTTGTGAATGGTAGATTGATTACTAATAATGCCTTAGTAGCTTTTGAGGCAATGCACTAGAATAATTTGAAGAAATCAAGGGCTAAAGGAGAGATGGCTCTCAAGCTTGGCATGAGCAAGGCTTATGACAAGGTGGAATGGACATGCTTAAAGAAGATAATGGAGAAATTGGGGTTTCATTCAAGATGGAGAAGCTTAATGATGCAATGCATCTCTTCAGTCACTTATGCTATCCGTGTCAATGGTAAACCGAGTGGCCATATTATCCCTTCCATAGGACTCCGCCAAGGTGATCCACTTTCcccatatttatttttgatttgtGCAGAAGGTCTttctatattaattaaaaaagctGCAGCTGATGGTTTGTTGGAAGGTGTATCTGTGTGTAAGGGAGGCCCCTGtctttctcatttattttttgcagatgatagcttAATTTTCTGTAAAGCCATTATTGAAGAATGTGAAGCCCTTTAGAAAGTACTGTGTACATATAAGCAAGCTTCTAGCCAACAGCTGAACTGTGCCAAAACTTCTCTGTTTTTCAGCCGTAACACAGCAAAGGAGATCCAAGAAGAGATAAAAGTGAGGTTCGGTGCTTAAGTGATTCGGTAGCATGAGAAGTATCTGGGTCTTCCATCATTGGAGGGAAGAAATAAGAAGAATACTTTTAAGGAAGTCAAGACAAAACTGGCTAAGAAATTGGCTGGTTGGAAGGAAAAGCTATTGTCTAAAGCTAGGAAGGAAGTTCTAATAAAAGCGGTGGCCCAAGCTATCTCGATGTATACAAGGAGTTGCTTTAAAATTCTTGATTCCCTTTGTGATAAGATGACAAATATTATTAGgaatttttggtgggggcaaTGTAAGGAGGAACGGAAAATGGCATGGATCAGCTAGGAGAAACTTTGTGCTCCAAAGGTTTGTGGGGGTATAGGGTTCAAGCAACTGAAGCAATTTAATTTGGCCATGTTGGAAAAACAAGGATGGTGGCTCCAGTTTAGGTATGATTCCTTATTGTATAAGGTTTTTAAGGCCAAATATTTTCTAAGGTGTGAGTTTGTGGATGCAAGTCTTGGAAAAAAATCCTTCATTTGCTTGGAGGAGTATCTTGGCGGCTGAGGCAATAGTTCGGAACGGCAGAAGGTGGCAAGTGGGTAATGGTCATAGCATCATGATTTGGAAGGATAAATGGGTGCCATCTCCCTCAACTTATAAGGTTGTATCTCCTGTCTCAAGCCTACCTGAGGACTCTCGGGTTGCAACCCTTATAGATGAAGTAAACAGGGCATGGAAAAATAAGCTTTAAGGGACTTATCTCCTCCTCCTTTATCTGTAGTTGCTCTGCTCTATAGTTCCATAAGTGTTGCTTATAGCTTCCGCTGTGTAGACTTCGCCCATGTTGGTTGAAATGGCAATAGGCCAGCACATTTACTTGCTAGACATGCTTTAGGCATTGCAGATTTGTCTGTTTGGGTTGAAGAGACTCCTTGTTTCCTTGAACAATCTCTCAACCAGGATGTATTTGTCAATTCTTCTGATTAATAAAGCTTAGCTgtatttcacataaaaaaaatatttaataatgtttattttattgagtaatatTGTAACCTtagactacaaccaattttaaagctaaattttgttatatatttttattacaaatatgAAATGAGAAAATATATTTCTAATCCTAACAAGTAGCAACGGCATTTAATTTCTGCCTTCGTGATTCAATGTTCACTTCTAGACTACTGCTATATAAAGGGTAAAGTATAATAGTGGAGGTAATAACATGAAGGCAATATTTTTTCCTTaccttcaaattttattatattttattttatttttgttgataatttaataattagaagaatgagaatttaaattctagatgtTTTATTTGAAAACATCAAAAGGTGCTAACtagagctacaaggctcttgttACGTCAGACCTCAAAGGCAATGCTTTATTTAGTTAaattaaagtttattttattttatttgtagttGCTTCAAAGTTTATACATACATATTATTTAATGTGTGTTTGTTGCTTCAAAGGCAATGctttattatttaatgtgtgtttgtttatcaaaaaaacgAATGAACGGAACATTTCTAGCAATAGTCACTCCCACcatgaaaataagaaaactcaCTATATGTGAGTGCGACCATCTTATGTGTAGGCTCCGGGTGCACTTGCAGGGTAATATGGAGCAAATCATGATGGCGAAATCGATAAAGGCAGATTATGTGAATCTCAGGCAAATCAAAACCAAGCACTTCttgttttttatctttttggccacaatagtgtttttttttttcctttctttcttggGCTGAACTGCCTCAGAGCCTACGATAAGCCTGAATTTATCTCTTTCCTAGTTGCATTGGACTTTAGTGGTGAATACACCATTGATGAAAGGAGAttaaatggaagaaaaaaaaattgatgaaaggAGATTAAATGGTAATTAGAATTTgatataaaagtataaaacctTCTTTTGTGTGGTAGCCACCATTTGGTTCTCcagaaaattttagaatatatgaTATTATAAAGTGAAAGttcaatgaaaaattcaaattatattttaatatcatttcaattttgtgccacataTCCTTctaatttctttattatttaatgcaagtgtctttaaattttaagtgcactcttcttcttcttcttcttcttcttcttcttcttttttttttaaatttttttataggaatgCACTCAAATGTCATACAAAGTGTCATTCAAATTATACTCTAAGGTGTGTCaattttatttacatataaattgatatatctaaacttagaaaatataaaaagattcAATTCAGACTTATTATTTTTCCATGTAAAACTATTGTTGTGTACAATCtatgagtaattcttaggtagtcctggagcacggagaatggtgctccctcctctcacattcatggtggggtctgctcattaaatttatggtggggtccaccatgaatatgagaggagggagtaccatttcactatactccggaactacctaagaattttccacaATCTATTACTTATTTAGTAGACGCATGTGTGTATTGCACTTATTAGGTAGACGCATGTGTGTATTGCACCCTGCATATGCAAGGCTTATAAACAAGTTCTTCCAATTATATCAgttaggacaaagtttagttataaaattggcATATATCAGTTAGgctacaaccttattcaataaagtaaacattactatatattcaaaaaaatataatcgtTGAATTGTACGTTCTTTACACTCtaaatatacatgtcaaattttgtatcaatcggatattatttataatctgatctataagtttatattttatgcataatattaaactacaaaaacttgcaatttaaacaatctattgatgacatagttatagatctttaattttctagaaattttgcatgcatggaggatataagaagaagatgtaattaatccaatgatggatttatcaaaattcacccccaataaaaagatattgagtaaagttgtaaccTTAATCGTTGAATTGTacgttctttacactcttaatatacatgtcaaattttgcatcaatcggatattatttataatatgatctataagtttatattttatgcataatattaaactacaaaaacttacaatttaaacaatctattgatgacatagttatagatctttaattttctaaaaattttgtatgcatggaggatataagaagaagatgtaattaaTCCAATGacggatttatcaaaattcaccccaataaaaagatattgagtaaagttgtaaccTTAATCATTGAATTGTACGTTCTTACgctcttaatatacatgtcaaattttgtatcaatcggatattatttattatatgatctataagtttatattttatgcataatattaaactacaaaaacttgcaatttaaacaatctattaatgacatagttatagatctttaattttctagaaattttgcatgcatggaggatataagaagaagatgtaattaaTCCAATAACGAATGTATCAAAATTCAcccccaataaaaaaatattgagttgtAGGCTACTAGAAGgacagatcatccaaaatggcCTATATAAGGTACAAGGCCCCTTGGAGGGAAGGGATCGGAAAAACAGCAGAGAAATATACTGTAGCACGAAGAAAGGAAATTGTAGACAAGTCTGATAGTGATATATTCAAGAACGGAACCTCCTCGGATAAGTCCGAGGAGAATTATCCCTCTCAATTTGGTGATAGCCCTTTATTTTTTCTCGTCTCATTGTTATTCCTGGCCCATGGTAAACACTATCTCATCCATGAAAGCCTAGTTTAGGAgtccactctctaacaaattcgtTGTGTTGGGCTATTGGGGCCTGGGTCCTCCACTCGTTTGGGCTCAAGCGCTAAATCTAGTCCTTgcaattggcgccatctgtgagAATATACTTGAGCTTTTAGGATGTTCAGTGTTTAGCCATGGTGGGGTCAGGGCCGAGGCCAAACCAAGAGGAGTCTGTCGGCTCCCAGCGCGAGGATCACTTCGTTAACTGTGAACGAGGAAAGGATAGAGAGGTCAGCGTGCATACCACACATACGAGCAGGAGCCAATCTCGAGGGAGGAGCTACATCTCCCACGAGGAAAATACCAGAAGTATGCAACGGGAAATTGACCACCTCCGTAGGAGGCTGTGAAATGAGAGGCGAAAAAGGACTCCTTCGCACTCTAATAACTCTTTCGAGGACGACCAAAATGGCAGCTACAGGCCCAGATCAAGGACCCCCCTCAGTGAATCTTTTTCAAAGGAAGAGGAGCGCCATCATAGGCGCAGAAATAGGGGCTCATCCCGAGAAGGCTGGGGGAATGACGCCATGAGCAGAGCATTGAACCAAATCTCCAAGTCGCCCTTCACGTGTAGAATCGAGGTAGGAAAACTTCCCTGCCGATTTACTCAACCTACGTTTACCATGTACAATGGTAGGACAAACCCcgtggagcatgtgagccacttcAACTGGAGAATGATTGTACATTCCAAAAATGAGGCCCTAATGTGCAGGGTGTTCCCCTCCAATTTGGGGCCCATGGCGATGAGATAGTTTAGCAACCTGAGGGAATGCTCCATCGGCTCTTTTAGGGAGCTCACTCAGGCATTTGGGGCCCGTTTTATCACTTACAGCAGGGTTCCCCAGTCTCTGGATTCACTGTTATCCATGGCGATGCGTGAGGGGGAGACCTTAAAAATGTATTCCGGCAAGTACTGGAAGATGTTAAATGAGATTGAGGGAAACTTTGATGACGTGGCCATAAGCACCTTTAAGGTTGGCCTGCCCACCGAGcacgacttgaggaagtcccTGACGAGAAAACCTGTGGGGATTGTGCGCtagctcatggatcgcatcgatgagtacaaacgggtcgaggaagaccagcagcaaggaaagggaaaggttAACGTTATCCCCTAAGAGAGGAGGAATTTTAGGTCGAACCGATACAATAGCAACAGGACTCAGAGGGATTTCGTGGGGCCTTCAGGTCCGACTGTTGTTCAGGGCGTTAGCACCGTGTTCCGAGAGCCCGTGCACCGGGTCTGGAAAAAAATAAGGAACAAGCCTTACTTTaagtggccaaataagatggtGGGAGACCCCACGAAGCGCAACCAGAGTCTCCATTGCCAATACCACCAAGAGCGTGGGCACACCACCGAGGACTGTaggacattgtggaaccatttggagtAGCTGGTACGGGCaggaaaattgaagcagttCTTGTATCAGCCTAATAAGAAAGGCAGCCAACCCGGGTCAAGAGTGCAGGGAGATGCCTCTTCAAAACCCCTCATTGGGCACAATTAGTGTAATCTTGGAAAAAATAAGGAACAAGCCCTACTTTAAGTGCCTAAATAAGATGGTGGGAAACCCCACAAAGTGCAACCAGAGTCTCCATTGCCAATACCACCAGGAGCGTGGGCACACCACTGAGGACTGTAGGACTTTGTGGAACCAACTGGAGTAGCTGGTGCGGGCAGAAAAATTGAAGCAGTTCCTGTATCAGCCTAATAAGCAAGGCAGCCAGCCCGGGTCAACAATACAGGGAGATGCCTCTTTAAAACTCCCTATTGGGCACAATTGGTGTAATCTTGGAAAAAATAAGGAATAAGCCCTACTTTAAGTGGCTAAATAAGATGGCGGGAGACCCCACGAAGCGCAAACAGAGTCTCCATTGCCAATACCACCAAGAGTGTGGGCACACCACCGAGGACTATAGGACTTTGTGGAACCATCTAAAGCAGCTGGTGCGGGCAGAAAAATTGAAGCAGTTCCTGTATCAGCCTAATAAGCAAGGCGGCCAGCCCGGGTCAAGAGTGCAGGGAGATGCCTCTTCAAAACCCCCATTAGGCACAATTAGTGTAATCTTCGCTGCTCCGGGCAGAACCGGTTCCCTTCCCTCCAGGGTAATGTCCATAGATCAGACAACTACCGAAGACCTAACCCCTGGTCCAAAGAGAAGCAGAGAGGGAGTCCGACCAGCCTTGAGCTTTTCCGACGAGGATAAAGTGGGAACCTCACAGCCGCATGATGACGCCTTAGTGGTCACCCTAAGAATCGAGGGATATGACGTAAAGAGAGCGCTGGTAGATCAGGGCAGGGGCACAGAaatcatgtaccccgatctgTACAAGGGGCTGAGACTAAGGCCAGAAGACCTAACTAGCTACAACTCCCCTCTAATGGGTTTCGATGGAAATGTTGTTATCCCAAAGGGGCAAATCAGACTGCCCATGCAAACGGGATCAGAAATAATGGAGGTGGATTTCATCGTTGTGGATGCCTACTCCCCTTATATCGCCATTGTGGTGAGGCCCTGGCTCCATGCCATGGGAGCTGTCCCCTCCACCTTACAACTGAAAGTAAAGTATCCCTCAGGGGATTGGATCGAAGAGCTGGTGGGAAGCTAGTCTATGGCCAGACAATGCTTGGTGGCTGCGATTAGACATCAAGATGAAATAGAGCCCTCGGCCCCTGACGGGCAGGgtttatagcaattaaaggTGCCAGTGCTATCCACGGATGTGGTGGGAAGTGAGGTAGAGGGCGAGTAACT
This genomic stretch from Castanea sativa cultivar Marrone di Chiusa Pesio chromosome 1, ASM4071231v1 harbors:
- the LOC142623259 gene encoding uncharacterized protein LOC142623259, encoding MAGDPTKRKQSLHCQYHQECGHTTEDYRTLWNHLKQLVRAEKLKQFLYQPNKQGGQPGSRVQGDASSKPPLGTISVIFAAPGRTGSLPSRVMSIDQTTTEDLTPGPKRSREGVRPALSFSDEDKVGTSQPHDDALVVTLRIEGYDVKRALVDQGRGTEIMYPDLYKGLRLRPEDLTSYNSPLMGFDGNVVIPKGQIRLPMQTGSEIMEVDFIVVDAYSPYIAIVVRPWLHAMGAVPSTLQLKVKYPSGDWIEELVGS